The DNA window AGCATTCAACTAGATGAAAATCGTCCTCTGTATGCCTGACAACTTGTCCTATATTAATAGCTTCCGGCTCCATCGCTAAACGAATGCCTCCGCCTCTTCCTCGTATCGTTTCGATATAACCGAGTTTCCCTAACTCATGTGTGACCTTCATCAAGTGATTCTTCGAAATACCATACGCATCAGAAATCGCTTGAATCGTCGAAAGTTCTTTTTTTTCTTTTGCACCTAGGTATATTAACACGCGAAGTGAGAAATCTGTATACATAGTTAATCTCATATTGCCACCGCCATTCTACCTTCTCATTATAACGACTATGACAAATTCGTGAAAGAAATGTGTCTGATTTATTACATGAAATTTAAAATGCACTTAAAGATGTATTTTAAATATTGCTTTAAAGAATCGTGAGGAGTATCGTAATAGTTGTAAATAACAAAACAAGAAAAGGACGTGTATTAATATGTTATCTCAACAAACAATTGATATCGTAAAATCTACAGCGCCTGTTTTAGAAATTCACGGAGTTGCTATTACAACTACTTTCTATAAAAATATGTTCGAAGCACATCCAGAACTATTAAATATATTTAATCATGCAAACCAAGCACAAGGACGTCAACAAACTGCTCTTGCGAATGCAGTATATGCAGCAGCAGTGCACATCGATAATCTAGCTGCAATCATTCCAGCGGTAAAACAAATCGGTCACAAACACGTAAGTCTTGGTATTAAACCAGAACACTATCCAATCGTTGGTGAACACTTACTTGGTGCAATTAAAGAAGTACTTGGCGATGCTGCAACAGACGATATTATCAATGCATGGGCAGAAGCTTATGGAGTAATCGCCAATGCATTCATCGGTATTGAGGAAGAAATGTACCTAGCAGCCGAATCAAAACAAGGTGGCTGGAGATTCTTTAAAGATTTCACTGTTGTCCATAAAGAAAAAGAAAGTGACAATATTACTTCTTTCTACTTAAAACCTGCAGATGGAAACATGCTACCTACTTATGAACCTGGTCAATTCATTACAATTCGAGTAAGCGTTCCAGGTGAAGAGTATTTACTAAACAGACAATATAGCTTATCAAAAGCTTCAGATGTAGAAACTTTCCGTATTTCGGTGAAAAAAGAAGATGAAAATGATCCAGCAGGAAAAGTTTCGGTTCACTTACACAACAATGTAAACGTGGGAGATACAGTAGAGCTTACTGCACCAGCTGGAGATTTCATTTTAGATCCAGAGAAAACAACTCCTGTAACATTTATAAGTGGTGGGGTTGGAATCACTCCTATGATGAGTATGTTCGAAACTATCGCGAAAAACCAACCTTCTCGAAAAGTTTCTTTCATTTATAGTGCACGTAACGAGAGCCTACATCCATTTGACAAAGATATTCGTTTTTTAATGGAAACAATGGAAGATGCAAAATATGTGCCGCTTTACTCAGATACTGAAGATGGATTTATTACAAAAGATGTATTAGCTACTCATGCCATTCAAAGTGGAGATGTATACGTTTGTGGACCAGTTGGGTTTATGGAAGCAATGATTAATCATTTACTAGAACTAGGCTTTGCAAATGAACAAATTCACTACGAATTCTTCGGTCCTGCCATGCAATTAGAGTTAGTTTAAAATTTCTCATATGATAAAACGTGTTACTTTGTATAGAGTAACACGTTTTTTTTATAGGAATTATTTAATGTATAATTATGCTTTTAGTAGTATTAATAGTTATTTGGAAATGCTATAATTATCCTATAATTCTTAATAAAAGAAGAAATGAGTGAAATATTCACAATGTCCAAACACTTCGAGAGCAAATACATACCCCTTTCTACTTTTTTTAAACAATCTACATCTAAAGAACTTACTTTAACCTATGATGAAATTGAGGCAATTATAGGACATGTTTTACCAAATGCTGCATACTTGAGCAGTAGTTGGTGGAAAAAAACAAAACCACCTGCTCTCCATTACTTTGCATGGGTAGATCATGGATATTCTATTAAGGATGTTACTTTAGGTAAATCTGTTCTTTTCCATAGTGTCTTACATGAGAAAGATGAACGAATTACGGATGAAAACAATCAACAGGATATTCTAGTTATTCGAGAAGCTGAACATGAAGATGCTCGCGCTTTTATTACCTTACAAGAAACAATTTTTGCCGAGACGGACTTTATGCTGTTTGGGAAGTCTGATATTCAACTAACCGTTCAAAGCATCCGAAAAAGTATGACTTCATGGAAAAACTCTCAAAACTCTATTTTACTTTTAGCTATAATGAATGGACAGTTTGCTGGTTACGTTAAGTTCATAGGAGGACCAGCTCCTCGCGCTTTGCATAGAGCCTCGGTAGTCATTGGTGTAAAACAACAGTTTGCTAAAAAAGGCATCGCTTCTTCCCTCATGATTCATGGAGAGAAATGGGCAAAAGAAGTGGGAATTTCAAAGCTAGAACTTACCGTGATTAAAGAGAATATCAATGCCCAAAAGCTCTATAAAAAACTGGGCTTTGAAAACGAGGGCATAAGAAAGAATGCACTTGTTATAAATGATCAAATTGTTGATGAATTTTACATGGGAAAACAAATCTAAGAGTATAGTAGGGACCGACCATGGTTGGGCCATTTTAATGAATGTTGCGAATTAACGATTATATGTTACACTTCAGCATTTTTCCTAATACAAAAAGGGGCTGTCCCTAAAGTCATACATTGACTGAGAGATGGTCCCTTTTCCAATGTATTGATTCCGTTCCAGACGGACGCTTTCCGCGGGCATGGCTTTAGTCTCCTCGTCGCTTTTGCTCCTGCGGGGCCTTCAGCTCACGCTATTCCCGCTGGAGTCGCCGTCTTCCACTATAATCAATTGCCTAAAAAAAATAGTAGTTTAATAAAAAGTATACAAAAAACAGGTGTAGAAAAAGACTAATTTTTCTACACCTGCTTCAATTTATGGGCTTATTGGACAGCCCCTCACCTTGTTTTCGATACATATGTGTTATTAGTTTCCCAGTATCTATAAGGATAGTGCACTGCCTCACCACTGTTCTCGATGCCTATTCTTGGACCAGTTGAAATCGATGTAACTTGCTCACCTTCTGCAATGTACAATGGCTTTTCACTCCAACACTTACCATAGTACTCCATCGAGATTGCCATCGCTTTTGTTAGTTTTCCAGGTCCGTTTGTCCACTGTTTCGTGGGTAGATTATTGCGGAACTCTTTCATTAGCTCTAGTCCTTCTATTGGTTCTACTGCTCGTATTAAAATGGCATTTGGGGTCCCAACTACACCAGATACGACGTTAATGAGCGTATGCGTATGCATTTGATAAGTGTAAATAAGTCCAGGCTCTCCAAACATTACTTCTGTACGTTTGGTTCTCCTGTTTCCAAAGCTATGTGCTGCTCTATCCTCCGCCCCCATATACGCTTCTGTTTCTACGATTTTTCCGATTAGTAAGCCACTGGTATGTTCGTGCACTATGTACTTTCCGATTAAATTTCCTGCAAGCTCTAACGTTGGTTGATGAAAAAAGGACATATCAATAGGTTTCACTTTAAATAAACCCCATTTTCTTCGCTTCGAATGTAAGCTCTTCTCGGAATTTTGGATGTGCAATAGATATAAGCTGCTTAGCACGCTCAGAAATTGGTTTCCCAAACATTTTGGCCACACCATACTCTGTTACAATCATATCAACGTCATTTTTAGAAGTCGTTACAACTGAACCAGGTGTAAGGCTTAGCTTAATACGGGAGAGTTCATCATTTTTAGCTGTAGACGTCATACAAACAAAGCCCTTCCCTTCTTTTGCAAACCGCACTCCACGAGCAAAGTCTGCTTGTCCACCAGAAGAAGAATAATACTTTCCAGCTACTGTTTCAGATGCACATTGTCCAAACAAATCCACTTCTGTTGTAGCATTAATCGAAACAATGCGTTCTTCCTTGGCAATTTCACGTGGGTCATTGACTATACTTACTGGTAAAAACTCCACTGCCGGATTATTATGCAAAAAGTTATAAAGCTTGTTGGATCCGAAAGCGAACGTTGCAATAATTTTTCCTTTATTAGTAAACTTATGTGTTCCGTCAATAGCACCAGCTTCTACTAGCTCCACGATTCCATCAACAAACATTTCTGTGTGAATACCTAAGTGTCGATGATCTTTTAGTAAACTAACTACTGCATTTGGTATTGAACCTATCCCAATCTGCAACGTATCACCATTTTGAATGGTCTCTGTCACAAATTCTGCAATCTTGATATCCTTTTCTTCAATTGGTGCTGCAATATCTTGCAATAAAGGACGATTATTTTCTACAAAACCAGCGATTTGACTAATGTGAATTTGGTTTTCCCCAAAAGTCCGAGGCATATGCTTATTTACTTCTAATATAAAGGGAACCGATCCAATAAATTCACTTACGATGTCCGCCTGTGTTCCCAATGAAAAATAGCCAAATTCGTCCATTGGCGACGCAACCGCCATAATCATCGAAAGATTCGTAGAGCTCTTCAAGATTCTCGGCACTTCATGAAAATGGTTGGGAACAAGATCAAGCATCCCCTGATGGAACATTTTTCTCGTAGCCCCACCTAAAAAATATGAAATATGCTTGAGTTTTCCAGGGAATGCGCCTTCTATATAATTTCTAGATTGTAACGCTAATAGTTGGTGTATCTTCACATTAGTTAATTCATCGGCATGTTCCTCTAAAATATCTAATAATTTATGTGGTTCTCCGTTTGCTAATGGGAGAATTATATCAGCATCTTTTGGAATGAATTCTATTAGTTGCTTATCTGTTAGTTGTTTGTTTTTCATGTCGGTGCACTCCTGTTGCTATTAGATTTTCCCAGTTTGAATCGTTGGCGCAGTATCTAGAAAAGCTTTTACTTCCTTTGGATTTTGCAATATGCATATATCAACTTGTTTTGTTTCTCTTAATATTTTTAATGTACCAGGACGGACATCCTTTGGAAAACGCCACACCCATTTGACAAACTCCATGTCTATTTTTTCATTACAGCCTGGTGCCATATCAGGACGAGTTTTTCCTCTGTGAACCCATGCTCTTTTTAAAATGCGATACATACAGAGGACTTTTGGGAAGTCTAGAAAGATTATTAAATCAGCGTATTTCGCTCTTAATTCTAAAGTAGAGTCAAAGTTCCCATCCATGATCCACTCATCTTCTTCTAGTGTCATTTTAATTTTTTTCAGAAACTCAGGCTTCGGAGTAGGAACCCATCCTGCGTTCCAAAAAAGCGCATCTAAATGGACGAGAGGTAAATTCCACTTTTCCGCAAGCTTTGTTGATAAAGTAGACTTTCCAGCACCACTTGAACCGATAATTAGTATTCGTTTATGTTTCAGTTGCTCCAAACCCTACACCCCTTTGATTAGCCATTCTTACATATTACTATGTTTCCATCCTGAGACAAAACAAAAGCCCGCTCCATTTAAAGGGAGCAGGCTTATTCACTTATTCTAATTCAACTTGTTTCGTTTCTGTACCAAGGAGTAATACTGCTAACACTCCAATGACAATGGCAATACAGAAAATCCCGAAAATCCATCCAATTTCATATCCTGCAGTAACAAGTGAACCAACTAATAATGGTCCAAGAATCCCTCCAATACGCCCGACAGAAGCAGCCATTCCTGAGCCTGTTGCACGAATAACAGTTGGATACTGTTCTGGCGAATATGCATATAAAGCTCCCCAAGCTCCTAAATTAAAGAATGAAAGAAGCATACCAGAAATCAGGAGCAATGTAGTTGATTCTGCAGACCCAAATACAAAGGCACTTGCTGCAGTACCAAGTAAATACGTAACTAACACAAATTTTCTTCCCGCTTTTTCGATTAACCAAGCAGCAGAGAAGTAACCTGGCAATTGAGCTAGTGTCATAATTAACACGTATTCAAAGCTTTTAATAAGTGTAAATCCTTTTATCACCATAACACTCGGCAACCATAAGAACATTCCATAGTAAGAAAATACAACCGTAAACCAAACAATCCAAAGCATAAACGTTCGTTTTGCATATTTTTTGGACCAAACTTCTTTTATATTTTGAAGAATCGATCTAGATTCTGTTTTTTTGGAAGTGTATTGCGGTGAATCTGGCAGTTTTATACGCAAATAGATTGCGTAAAAAGCAGGTAAAGCAGTAATAAGTAAAGCGATTCTCCAGCCGTAATCCGGAATGATAAAGTATGCAATAAGCGCGGAAGCTAACCAACCAGCTGCCCAGAAACTTTCTAGTAATACAACTACACGTCCTCTTTCTTTTGCTTCCACACTCTCAGATACTAGAGTAGATGCAACTGGCAGTTCCCCACCAAGCCCCATACCAACGAAAAATCGTAAAATTAAAAATGCCAATAAGGTAGTGGTAAGAGCAGATAATCCACTTGCAATCGAGAACATTAATAATGTAATCATAAATACTTTTTTACGTCCTACTTTGTCAGCAAAAACGCCAAATACTAGAGCACCAACTGCCATCCCAATAGAGTTAACACTACCTATCCACCCCATCTCTCCTGGCGTTAAGTTCCACTCTACCGCAAGTGCGGCGATAACGAATGAAAGAATACCAACATCCATCGCATCAAACATCCATGCAAGACCAGCAATTCCAAGTAATTTATTTTTTGATAGTGGTTTTTGTTGCTTCACTGTTGTCATTTTTTACTCCTGTCTTTACACCTGTAATGTTTTTTGTTTACATGTTTAGTATACGCATTGAATAGTAAACTTACAATAGAAAATTAATCTTGTTTTTTATATTTTATTAAGGTAAAATGTCCTTTATAGAAATACATATGTTTATTCAAGGAGAACAGAGAGGCGGATTACATTATGGCTTGGCAAGGACTTATTGAACAGTATAAAGAATATTTACCTGTAACAGAGAAAACACCTAAACTATCATTACTCGAGGGAAATACGCCTCTTATTAAACTAGATAACTTGTCAAAAGAACTTGGAATTGAGCTTTACGGAAAAGTGGAAGGTGCAAATCCGACTGGTTCATTTAAAGATAGAGGAATGGTATTCGCTGTTGCAAAAGCAATCGAAGAAGGAAGCGAATGTGTTATTTGTGCTTCTACAGGAAACACTTCCGCTGCCGCTGCTGCATACGCTGCTCGTGCAGGAATAAAATCCATCGTTGTGATTCCGAAAGGGAAAGTAGCCCTTGGAAAATTAGCACAAGCATGCATGTACGGTTCTAAGATTATTGAAATTGATGGAAACTTTGATGACGCACTACAAATCGTTCGTAACGTAAGTGAAACAACTCCAGTGTCACTTGTTAACTCAGTCAATCCATATCGTATAGAAGGTCAAAAAACAGCTGCTTTTGAAATTGTAGACGCCTTAGGCTCATCTCCAGACTTTTTATGTATTCCAGTGGGAAACGCGGGTAATATTAGCGCTTATTGGAAAGGATTTAAAGAATATAATGAAGTAAAACAATCTGGTTTACCAAAAATGTTTGGTTTTGAAGCAGAAGGTTCCGCTGCAATCGTACAGGGTGCACCGATTGCTAACCCTGAAACAGTTGCAACTGCTATTCGTATTGGGAATCCCGCAAGCTGGTCTTTAGCAGAAGCGGCTCGTGACGAATCTGGTGGTATTATTGATTCTGTGACAGATGAAGAAATTTTAAACGCGTATCAGTTGATTGCTAGTCGAGAAGGTATTTTTGTAGAACCAGGATCAGCCGCTTCTTTAGCAGGCGTTATCAAATCTGTAAACGGTGGAAAAATTCCCGCTGGCAGCAAAGTAGTTACAGTGTTTACTGGTAATGGGTTAAAAGATCCGGATACTGCAATGCAAGTTTCTACAGTTGACTTAGTATCTTTACAAAATGACGAGGAAGCAATTCGTCAATATATTGAGGGAATACTATGAGTAAAAAATGGTCTATTTCAATACCTGCAAGTACTGCGAACTTAGGCCCTGGTTTTGATTCAATCGGAATTGCATTAGATAAATACCTAGAACTTGAAGTGGAATTAGCTGTTGAATGGAAGATTGATAACTTATCAGAAAATTTACCTATTGTCCCAAATCCACAGGACCATTTAATTGTTCAAGCAGCTCAAAAAACAGCTCAAATGCACGGCCTAATTTTACCAGCGTGTCATGTGAAAGCGAGTAGTGAAATTCCACTTGCACGTGGTATGGGAAGCAGCGCTTCTGCCATTGTTGCTGGAATAGAACTAGCAAATCAAGTCCTAGCGCTCGAGCTTTCTTCGCATGATAAATTAAAGGTAGCGACTCTAATGGAGGGTCACCCGGATAATGCGGCAGCTTCCATATTTGGAGGCTTTACCATCTCTTCTAGTGCAGAAAATGGAGAGATTCATGTTTTTCATGCGTACCATATTGATGCATCTTTTGTTTTATTCATTCCTAATTTTGAATTAAAAACAGAAGCAGCAAGAAATGTGCTACCTGAAAGCTATACACGCAAAGTTTCGGCACAGGCAAGTGCTACAGCAAACTTATTAACAGCTGCTTTTCTTTCCCAATCCTTTGAGCAAGCTGGCATTTATATGGAGCAGGATTTATTTCATGAACCATATCGACTCGATCTGATTCCTCAAAGTAGAGAGATAAAAGCTCAAGCCAAAAAAGCAGGAGCATTTGGCACTTGTATAAGTGGAGCAGGTCCTACGCTTCTATCTCTTGTCCAAAAAGGCACAGAAGAAGAGTTCGTCTCCAAGTTAAACGGAATCTTCCCTGATTTTGACCTTGTACCCGTAACGATCAATCGAACAGGAATTGTTGTATCAAAAAATAAAAAAGGCAGTGCGATTCTCGTTCATTGAGAATTGCACTGCCTTTTCTTTATGCTAATAATACTAGACTAATAGCCATCACCATCATTCCAGCGATAACGCCGTAGATAGAAGAATGTGCTTCATCATACTTTTTAGCAGCCGGTAATAAACCGTCTAATGAAACAAACACCATAATTCCTGCTACTGCAGCGAATACAACTCCAAACATAACTCCATTTAAATACGGCATTAATATTAAGTAAGCGAGAAAAGCTCCTACTGGTTCTGCAAGGCCTGATAGAAAGGATAACTTAAATGCTTTTTTACGACTTCCAGTAGCATAGTAAATCGGAACTGCAACCGCTATCCCTTCAGGAATATTATGGATTGCGACTGCAATAGCGATTGCTATCCCCAGATTAGGGTCTTGCAGTGCAGACACAAATGTAGCAATGCCTTCTGGGAAGTTATGAATGCCAACTGCAAGGGCTGTAAAAACACCCATTTTCATCAGCTTAGTATACTCAGCATTGCTTGGCTCTACATCCATATCCTCGACGCTCTTCACTTCATGAGGATTACCTAGCTTAGGTAATAGACGGTCTATTGCCGCTATGAAAATCATTCCACCAAAAAAACCAACGATCGTCATCCAATATCCGTTTGTTGCTCCAAGCTCTACTACTAATGCATCTTTAGCCTTTACAAAAATTTCAACTAAGGATACGTATATCATAACTCCCGCAGAAAAACCTAATGCGACAGATAAAAACTTCGTATTTGTTCGGGAAGTCAACAAGGATAGTAAACTCCCAATACCTGTTGCGAGGCCAGCAAATAATGTGAGTAATAATGCAAAAATTACATTTTCATCCATTGACCCAACTTCTTTCTATATTCATTTTAATCTATTATACGCAACTTGTTTCCCTTGCGCAACTTTTTTTAACTGAAGAAAGTATCTAATTTTTCGAAGTGAATATATAATTCCCTATTTTCAGCCAATCTTCTGTTAAAAAATCTCGATTAGAAGGACGATAAAATACAGAAGCAGGATGGTAGGTTGGAATAATAACATAGTTCTCTGTAGACCAAACATATTCGGTTGAGTCGAGCGATTTTAGATGTCGTATAGGACGATTCAAAATTTGACCATGGAGTTCGGATACTTTTTCCCCTTTACCAAGTAAACGTTGCAGGCCTACATTACCCAACGTGACAATTACCATAGGAGCTATATGTTGTAACTCATAATCTAGAATAGGGGCATGCGCTACGATTTCTTGCTGTGTAGGAGGACGATTATATTTTCTTTTCGTTATTTCTCCGTTTCTTGCCTTCTTTTCTCTCCATACATACGGACGACTTCGCACTGCACTTGTCATATATACATCATCTCTTGATAATCCTATGCTAGTAAGTGATTTATTTAATTCTTCCCCTGCCCTTCCGATAAACGGCACTCCTTGTATCGCCTCATTTTCTCCAGGTGCCTCTCCAATTAACATTAGAGTTGGTTTTTTCGGACCTTTTCCTTTCACAAAGCCTTCTACCGGGAATCCTTCTATTCTATTTATGCATAGTTCCATTAATTCCTTAGGTAATTGAAACATTTGATGTCGCTCCTTATAAAAAAATCCTCTCCATATAGGAAAGGATTTAGATTTCATTCGTTTTAGAAATTCTCTTTCTATATTCATACCACAATGCAACAATTACAAACCAAGTATAACCAACCATCCATCCTGCGAATACATCAGACGCATAATGACGATATTCCGCAATGCGAGACAAACCAATCATAGTCGTAAGTATGACTGCTCCGCTCCATATTAGCACCCGTATTTTTTTATTTGACTGCTCCTCTGTTAGAAAATAAGCGATTGTAAATACATAGAGTAATCCAACCATTGCATGCCCAGAAGGAAAACTAAAGCTCTCTAATTGATGAGGAACATCTGGTCGATCTCGCTGAACCCATTTTTTAATTAATTGGTTCAGAACATTTCCAACTCCAACAGCAAATAAAACAAAGAGCATGCCACGATAATTTTTTGAACGTCCCCATAAATAGACAAGTAAAACTAGCATTACTACAACAACCAGTTTTGTTTCGCCTAAATAGTGAAAGGCTATAATTAGTTGATTGCCCCCTAATAAATTTGCCATTTTATGATCAAGTTGAATTATTTCATCTCTAGTAAAGTTTATAAATAATGCCGCAAATCCTAACAATGTTACCAAACCAAGTGGATAAAACCATTTTTTCACTGTATCCCCACTCCTTTCAAACGTATTCATGACAAAAGTATAGACTACATTTTAACTATGTACAATGGAAAGAAGTATGCATAATGAGTTCGCCATATAGAGATACTGCGTCTTAATAAGCTCTGTTATGTGACCGCTAGGATTTTCGCTACAGGCGGACGCTTTCCGCGGGGTGAGCGATGAGCCTTCACCGCCGCTTCGCGTACGTTGTGAAGTCTCATCTGTCTCACTTTATCCCTCCAGAGTCGCCGCCTCCGCTGCAATCAATGGGTACCTCTTGCTAATTTAGCGTCTGCATTTATCAGAGATTTAAATAGATCAGATCCAATTGCACTGTTTATTCAAACTGATTAGAAAATTCTGTCTCCAAATAAGGGGAGTAAGGGGAGCATTTATTAGCATAAAGTTCATTTCATTCAGCCATTTATTGTAATAAACTCCCGTAATCATTGCCGTCTCACTTCAAGTAAACTTGTTAGATTAAGGAATTGCTTGCTTTCCGAATCGGATTGATTGCTTTCAATGAACGAATTGTTTCCCTACGCCATTTTTTGGGATTCATGCATTTGAAAAACTGGATAAAATTTTGTTTTAGCGAGTCGATACTGATAATTA is part of the Psychrobacillus sp. FSL H8-0483 genome and encodes:
- a CDS encoding Rrf2 family transcriptional regulator, whose amino-acid sequence is MRLTMYTDFSLRVLIYLGAKEKKELSTIQAISDAYGISKNHLMKVTHELGKLGYIETIRGRGGGIRLAMEPEAINIGQVVRHTEDDFHLVECFDCKTNRCVITPVCGLKGALNRALIAYIKVLDEYTMADFLQQKHQLANLLFNEQQDV
- the hmpA gene encoding NO-inducible flavohemoprotein; the protein is MLSQQTIDIVKSTAPVLEIHGVAITTTFYKNMFEAHPELLNIFNHANQAQGRQQTALANAVYAAAVHIDNLAAIIPAVKQIGHKHVSLGIKPEHYPIVGEHLLGAIKEVLGDAATDDIINAWAEAYGVIANAFIGIEEEMYLAAESKQGGWRFFKDFTVVHKEKESDNITSFYLKPADGNMLPTYEPGQFITIRVSVPGEEYLLNRQYSLSKASDVETFRISVKKEDENDPAGKVSVHLHNNVNVGDTVELTAPAGDFILDPEKTTPVTFISGGVGITPMMSMFETIAKNQPSRKVSFIYSARNESLHPFDKDIRFLMETMEDAKYVPLYSDTEDGFITKDVLATHAIQSGDVYVCGPVGFMEAMINHLLELGFANEQIHYEFFGPAMQLELV
- a CDS encoding GNAT family N-acetyltransferase, which produces MSEIFTMSKHFESKYIPLSTFFKQSTSKELTLTYDEIEAIIGHVLPNAAYLSSSWWKKTKPPALHYFAWVDHGYSIKDVTLGKSVLFHSVLHEKDERITDENNQQDILVIREAEHEDARAFITLQETIFAETDFMLFGKSDIQLTVQSIRKSMTSWKNSQNSILLLAIMNGQFAGYVKFIGGPAPRALHRASVVIGVKQQFAKKGIASSLMIHGEKWAKEVGISKLELTVIKENINAQKLYKKLGFENEGIRKNALVINDQIVDEFYMGKQI
- a CDS encoding DNA-3-methyladenine glycosylase: MKPIDMSFFHQPTLELAGNLIGKYIVHEHTSGLLIGKIVETEAYMGAEDRAAHSFGNRRTKRTEVMFGEPGLIYTYQMHTHTLINVVSGVVGTPNAILIRAVEPIEGLELMKEFRNNLPTKQWTNGPGKLTKAMAISMEYYGKCWSEKPLYIAEGEQVTSISTGPRIGIENSGEAVHYPYRYWETNNTYVSKTR
- a CDS encoding acetyl-CoA hydrolase/transferase C-terminal domain-containing protein — translated: MKNKQLTDKQLIEFIPKDADIILPLANGEPHKLLDILEEHADELTNVKIHQLLALQSRNYIEGAFPGKLKHISYFLGGATRKMFHQGMLDLVPNHFHEVPRILKSSTNLSMIMAVASPMDEFGYFSLGTQADIVSEFIGSVPFILEVNKHMPRTFGENQIHISQIAGFVENNRPLLQDIAAPIEEKDIKIAEFVTETIQNGDTLQIGIGSIPNAVVSLLKDHRHLGIHTEMFVDGIVELVEAGAIDGTHKFTNKGKIIATFAFGSNKLYNFLHNNPAVEFLPVSIVNDPREIAKEERIVSINATTEVDLFGQCASETVAGKYYSSSGGQADFARGVRFAKEGKGFVCMTSTAKNDELSRIKLSLTPGSVVTTSKNDVDMIVTEYGVAKMFGKPISERAKQLISIAHPKFREELTFEAKKMGFI
- a CDS encoding DNA topology modulation protein, producing MEQLKHKRILIIGSSGAGKSTLSTKLAEKWNLPLVHLDALFWNAGWVPTPKPEFLKKIKMTLEEDEWIMDGNFDSTLELRAKYADLIIFLDFPKVLCMYRILKRAWVHRGKTRPDMAPGCNEKIDMEFVKWVWRFPKDVRPGTLKILRETKQVDICILQNPKEVKAFLDTAPTIQTGKI
- a CDS encoding MFS transporter, translated to MTTVKQQKPLSKNKLLGIAGLAWMFDAMDVGILSFVIAALAVEWNLTPGEMGWIGSVNSIGMAVGALVFGVFADKVGRKKVFMITLLMFSIASGLSALTTTLLAFLILRFFVGMGLGGELPVASTLVSESVEAKERGRVVVLLESFWAAGWLASALIAYFIIPDYGWRIALLITALPAFYAIYLRIKLPDSPQYTSKKTESRSILQNIKEVWSKKYAKRTFMLWIVWFTVVFSYYGMFLWLPSVMVIKGFTLIKSFEYVLIMTLAQLPGYFSAAWLIEKAGRKFVLVTYLLGTAASAFVFGSAESTTLLLISGMLLSFFNLGAWGALYAYSPEQYPTVIRATGSGMAASVGRIGGILGPLLVGSLVTAGYEIGWIFGIFCIAIVIGVLAVLLLGTETKQVELE
- the thrC gene encoding threonine synthase, giving the protein MAWQGLIEQYKEYLPVTEKTPKLSLLEGNTPLIKLDNLSKELGIELYGKVEGANPTGSFKDRGMVFAVAKAIEEGSECVICASTGNTSAAAAAYAARAGIKSIVVIPKGKVALGKLAQACMYGSKIIEIDGNFDDALQIVRNVSETTPVSLVNSVNPYRIEGQKTAAFEIVDALGSSPDFLCIPVGNAGNISAYWKGFKEYNEVKQSGLPKMFGFEAEGSAAIVQGAPIANPETVATAIRIGNPASWSLAEAARDESGGIIDSVTDEEILNAYQLIASREGIFVEPGSAASLAGVIKSVNGGKIPAGSKVVTVFTGNGLKDPDTAMQVSTVDLVSLQNDEEAIRQYIEGIL
- the thrB gene encoding homoserine kinase, with amino-acid sequence MSKKWSISIPASTANLGPGFDSIGIALDKYLELEVELAVEWKIDNLSENLPIVPNPQDHLIVQAAQKTAQMHGLILPACHVKASSEIPLARGMGSSASAIVAGIELANQVLALELSSHDKLKVATLMEGHPDNAAASIFGGFTISSSAENGEIHVFHAYHIDASFVLFIPNFELKTEAARNVLPESYTRKVSAQASATANLLTAAFLSQSFEQAGIYMEQDLFHEPYRLDLIPQSREIKAQAKKAGAFGTCISGAGPTLLSLVQKGTEEEFVSKLNGIFPDFDLVPVTINRTGIVVSKNKKGSAILVH
- the zupT gene encoding zinc transporter ZupT, with amino-acid sequence MDENVIFALLLTLFAGLATGIGSLLSLLTSRTNTKFLSVALGFSAGVMIYVSLVEIFVKAKDALVVELGATNGYWMTIVGFFGGMIFIAAIDRLLPKLGNPHEVKSVEDMDVEPSNAEYTKLMKMGVFTALAVGIHNFPEGIATFVSALQDPNLGIAIAIAVAIHNIPEGIAVAVPIYYATGSRKKAFKLSFLSGLAEPVGAFLAYLILMPYLNGVMFGVVFAAVAGIMVFVSLDGLLPAAKKYDEAHSSIYGVIAGMMVMAISLVLLA
- a CDS encoding uracil-DNA glycosylase; its protein translation is MFQLPKELMELCINRIEGFPVEGFVKGKGPKKPTLMLIGEAPGENEAIQGVPFIGRAGEELNKSLTSIGLSRDDVYMTSAVRSRPYVWREKKARNGEITKRKYNRPPTQQEIVAHAPILDYELQHIAPMVIVTLGNVGLQRLLGKGEKVSELHGQILNRPIRHLKSLDSTEYVWSTENYVIIPTYHPASVFYRPSNRDFLTEDWLKIGNYIFTSKN
- a CDS encoding phosphatase PAP2 family protein — protein: MKKWFYPLGLVTLLGFAALFINFTRDEIIQLDHKMANLLGGNQLIIAFHYLGETKLVVVVMLVLLVYLWGRSKNYRGMLFVLFAVGVGNVLNQLIKKWVQRDRPDVPHQLESFSFPSGHAMVGLLYVFTIAYFLTEEQSNKKIRVLIWSGAVILTTMIGLSRIAEYRHYASDVFAGWMVGYTWFVIVALWYEYRKRISKTNEI